A segment of the Rhizoctonia solani chromosome 12, complete sequence genome:
ATCATCCAATGATCAAACCTACTATGGCAAATCCGGTACTCCAAGCGAGGTAGAACAATACCGCGCAGAAATACGAAGCCTGCAGCTTATGTCAGCTGCTGCGCCGGGCTTATGCCCAAGTGTGGTTTCTGCTTCACACGAAGGGAGACCCTACCTAATTAGTGACTACCTTGAATTGTCCAGTCTGGCTTCTTCTGCCGGTGCTTCCACTATTCTTGCTCGTAGATTAGCGTCCGAGCTCCATGGAGCTAAATCTAACAATGGCAAGTTTGGCTTCGAATGCCCCACATTTTGCGGTGCAACAAAAATCGACAACGGGTGGTATAGCACCTGGGCAGACGCATACAATGCAATGATTGGCGGACTGCTAGATAAATTAGAAAAGCAAGAATCTTACAAAAAACTATGTAGAACTGGGCGGGAGGTTCAACAAAGGTATCTTGGGAATATTCTGTAGTGATTCTGAAAGTTGAACTACGTTTTTTCTATATAGGGTAATTCCTCACTATCTGGGTGATCGCCTAAAAGGGGTAGAGCCAGTGCTTTGTCACGGAGATCTATGGGTAAGTTCGCAGAGGTGGTTATGTCGAATGGATACTCTTAATTATTGTACTGTAGAGCGGCAATGTGGGAGTAGA
Coding sequences within it:
- a CDS encoding ketosamine-3-kinase, giving the protein MSSTFLIEKLKISFPGETFIARGGPRISSSNDQTYYGKSGTPSEVEQYRAEIRSLQLMSAAAPGLCPSVVSASHEGRPYLISDYLELSSLASSAGASTILARRLASELHGAKSNNGKFGFECPTFCGATKIDNGWYSTWADAYNAMIGGLLDKLEKQESYKKLCRTGREVQQRVIPHYLGDRLKGVEPVLCHGDLWSGNVGVDSEGNPAIFDPSSYYGHNESDLAIGRMFGGFSAVFYEQYHLIRPKSEPLEEYDQRVKLYQLFHYLNHTVLFGSGYANQAMNLATQLLKSLPL